The Arachis hypogaea cultivar Tifrunner chromosome 14, arahy.Tifrunner.gnm2.J5K5, whole genome shotgun sequence genome has a segment encoding these proteins:
- the LOC112741699 gene encoding ethylene-responsive transcription factor ERF027 has translation MLNMKNNNRNNNPAPLCPPLQVQYDYHHGYDYSSLLFSSSYSLAAPANTAAATAAPNSTSSPHSGTGKYRGTRCRSGKWVSEIREPRKSNRIWLGTYPTPEMAATAYDVAALALRGPNAYLNFPNFMLAYPIPASLSAPDIRAAAAAAAEARLVTPPPPPPLPTPPENPSEILGEYFDEEEVWNMPSLIEDMARGMLMSPPRMVESFSSEDFAECYSDLYSTLWSTW, from the coding sequence ATGTTAAACATGAAGAACAATAATAGGAATAACAACCCTGCACCACTTTGCCCTCCATTACAAGTCCAATATGATTATCATCATGGATATGATTATTCTTCCTTATTGTTCTCCTCATCATACTCGTTGGCGGCACCAGCCAACACTGCTGCCGCCACCGCAGCTCCTAACTCAACATCCTCTCCTCACTCTGGCACCGGAAAATACCGAGGTACGCGGTGTCGGAGCGGAAAGTGGGTGTCAGAGATAAGAGAGCCGCGGAAGTCAAACCGCATATGGCTTGGGACCTACCCAACGCCGGAGATGGCTGCCACCGCTTACGATGTAGCGGCTCTTGCATTAAGAGGTCCTAATGCGTATCTCAACTTCCCCAATTTCATGCTCGCTTACCCTATTCCTGCCTCCTTATCTGCCCCTGATATTCGCGCTGCCGCGGCCGCTGCAGCCGAGGCAAGGCTTGTTACACCACCACCGCCACCTCCACTGCCAACACCACCGGAAAACCCTTCAGAGATTCTGGGGGAATATTTCGATGAAGAGGAGGTATGGAATATGCCGAGCTTGATCGAAGACATGGCCAGGGGAATGCTTATGAGTCCCCCAAGAATGGTGGAGTCCTTCTCCTCTGAAGACTTCGCCGAGTGCTATTCGGATCTATATAGTACTCTTTGGAGTACTTGGTAA
- the LOC112741701 gene encoding uncharacterized protein isoform X1: MQKSLCFDLVSTVQRAAVVFLLALLDLLPLIEFPVLEYRESILRFDLREDLKTVLAKIESLLAGFGFGWETVVYIHLYIDDMSKFSEANETYVKFITPERYPFGVPSCSTVEMPLVEMNFSKAYMEVLVSNNKAKKVLHVQSISSWAPSCIGPYSQATLHDNILYMAGQLGIDPPTMNLCSGGASAELELALKNCEAVAKCSNCSISTSAIMFVVYCSKRVSSSERHDMQEKLETILTQMRIFQLQEQNTCKALDPIVLYVLVPNLPKRNPTISEGENQRESLLEGEDINMSISHAADSIGLKERPRYEVKIIEEDDWMKGAQESFHPVEVTEGLWVVPKWITPPDIQAMNIILNPGLAFGIGDHPTTKLCLLLLHDRIKGGEYILDYGTGTGILAIAALKFGAAFAVGVDIDSQAIASASKNATLNNIRPDKLQLHLIASQTSSSCRDDWPSRVVEGENAFEIDKVTHKDKYDVVIANIFLNPMLNLADQIIFSAKPGAIIGLSGILSEQVQNFYKNIHYS, translated from the exons ATGCAGAAATCGCTCTGTTTCGATCTTGTCTCAACTGTGCAG CGCGCTGCCGTCGTTTTCCTTCTCGCACTTCTGGATCTGCTACCACTCATAGAATTTCCTGTTCTAGAATATCGAGAATCTATCCTCAGATTTG ATTTGCGAGAAGATTTGAAGACTGTTTTGGCAAAAATTGAATCACTATTAGCTGGCTTTGGCTTTGGATGGGAGACTGTTGTCTATATTCACCTTTACATAGATGACATGAGTAAGTTCTCAGAGGCAAATGAGACATATGTGAAATTTATAACCCCGGAGAGGTATCCATTTGGTGTCCCATCATGTAGCACAGTTGAAATGCCTCTAGTAGAGATGAATTTCAGCAAAGCATATATGGAAGTTCTTGTGTCAAATAATAAAGCTAAAAAGGTTTTGCATGTACAGAGTATTTCCTCTTGGGCACCTAGTTGCATTGGGCCATACAGTCAG GCAACCTTGCATGATAATATACTCTATATGGCTGGTCAGTTGGGAATTGATCCTCCGACAATGAATCTTTGCAGTGGAGGTGCTAGTGCTGAACTGGAACTGGCTCTCAAAAACTGTGAAGCTGTGGCAAAATGCTCTAATTGTTCAATATCCACATCAGCAATTATGTTTGTTGTTTACTGTTCGAAACGTGTCTCATCATCCGAGAGACATGATATGCAGGAGAAACTAGAAACAATCCTTACGCAGATGAGGATCTTTCAATTACAGGAACAAAACACCTGCAAAGCATTAGATCCCATAGTTCTTTATGTCCTCGTTCCTAATCTACCTAAAAG GAATCCGACAATATCAGAGGGTGAAAACCAACGAGAG TCTCTTCTTGAAGGTGAGGATATAAATATGAGCATTTCACATGCTGCTGATTCTATTGGTTTGAAAGAGAGGCCAAGATATGAAGTTAAAATTATTGAGGAGGATGACTGGATGAAAGGAGCTCAG GAATCATTTCATCCAGTTGAAGTTACTGAAGGCCTATGGGTGGTGCCCAAGTGGATTACTCCACCT GATATTCAAGCAATGAATATAATTCTTAATCCTGGACTAGCCTTTGGAATTGGAGACCATCCGACTACCAAATTATGTCTATTACTCCTACATGACCGTATAAAAGGAGGAGAATACATCTTAGACTATGGCACTGGCACTGGAATTCTAGCAATTGCAGCTCTAAAG TTTGGTGCTGCCTTTGCTGTTGGAGTCGATATAGATTCACAAGCAATTGCATCAGCATCTAAAAATGCTACTCTGAATAACATCAGACCAGACAAGCTGCAACTGCACTTGATTGCAAGCCAAACTTCTTCATCCTGCAGGGATGACTGGCCATCTAGAGTTGTCGAGGGAGAAAATGCTTTCGAGATAGACAAAGTCACTCACAAGGATAAATATGATGTGGTCATCGCAAACATATTTTTAAATCCTATGTTAAATCTTGCTGATCAAATTATCTTTTCTGCAAAGCCTGGAGCAATTATTGGTCTCTCTGGAATCTTAAGTGAACAG GTCCAAAACTTTTACAAAAATATTCACTATTCTTAG
- the LOC112741701 gene encoding uncharacterized protein isoform X2, whose translation MSKFSEANETYVKFITPERYPFGVPSCSTVEMPLVEMNFSKAYMEVLVSNNKAKKVLHVQSISSWAPSCIGPYSQATLHDNILYMAGQLGIDPPTMNLCSGGASAELELALKNCEAVAKCSNCSISTSAIMFVVYCSKRVSSSERHDMQEKLETILTQMRIFQLQEQNTCKALDPIVLYVLVPNLPKRNPTISEGENQRESLLEGEDINMSISHAADSIGLKERPRYEVKIIEEDDWMKGAQESFHPVEVTEGLWVVPKWITPPDIQAMNIILNPGLAFGIGDHPTTKLCLLLLHDRIKGGEYILDYGTGTGILAIAALKFGAAFAVGVDIDSQAIASASKNATLNNIRPDKLQLHLIASQTSSSCRDDWPSRVVEGENAFEIDKVTHKDKYDVVIANIFLNPMLNLADQIIFSAKPGAIIGLSGILSEQVQNFYKNIHYS comes from the exons ATGAGTAAGTTCTCAGAGGCAAATGAGACATATGTGAAATTTATAACCCCGGAGAGGTATCCATTTGGTGTCCCATCATGTAGCACAGTTGAAATGCCTCTAGTAGAGATGAATTTCAGCAAAGCATATATGGAAGTTCTTGTGTCAAATAATAAAGCTAAAAAGGTTTTGCATGTACAGAGTATTTCCTCTTGGGCACCTAGTTGCATTGGGCCATACAGTCAG GCAACCTTGCATGATAATATACTCTATATGGCTGGTCAGTTGGGAATTGATCCTCCGACAATGAATCTTTGCAGTGGAGGTGCTAGTGCTGAACTGGAACTGGCTCTCAAAAACTGTGAAGCTGTGGCAAAATGCTCTAATTGTTCAATATCCACATCAGCAATTATGTTTGTTGTTTACTGTTCGAAACGTGTCTCATCATCCGAGAGACATGATATGCAGGAGAAACTAGAAACAATCCTTACGCAGATGAGGATCTTTCAATTACAGGAACAAAACACCTGCAAAGCATTAGATCCCATAGTTCTTTATGTCCTCGTTCCTAATCTACCTAAAAG GAATCCGACAATATCAGAGGGTGAAAACCAACGAGAG TCTCTTCTTGAAGGTGAGGATATAAATATGAGCATTTCACATGCTGCTGATTCTATTGGTTTGAAAGAGAGGCCAAGATATGAAGTTAAAATTATTGAGGAGGATGACTGGATGAAAGGAGCTCAG GAATCATTTCATCCAGTTGAAGTTACTGAAGGCCTATGGGTGGTGCCCAAGTGGATTACTCCACCT GATATTCAAGCAATGAATATAATTCTTAATCCTGGACTAGCCTTTGGAATTGGAGACCATCCGACTACCAAATTATGTCTATTACTCCTACATGACCGTATAAAAGGAGGAGAATACATCTTAGACTATGGCACTGGCACTGGAATTCTAGCAATTGCAGCTCTAAAG TTTGGTGCTGCCTTTGCTGTTGGAGTCGATATAGATTCACAAGCAATTGCATCAGCATCTAAAAATGCTACTCTGAATAACATCAGACCAGACAAGCTGCAACTGCACTTGATTGCAAGCCAAACTTCTTCATCCTGCAGGGATGACTGGCCATCTAGAGTTGTCGAGGGAGAAAATGCTTTCGAGATAGACAAAGTCACTCACAAGGATAAATATGATGTGGTCATCGCAAACATATTTTTAAATCCTATGTTAAATCTTGCTGATCAAATTATCTTTTCTGCAAAGCCTGGAGCAATTATTGGTCTCTCTGGAATCTTAAGTGAACAG GTCCAAAACTTTTACAAAAATATTCACTATTCTTAG